The following DNA comes from Sorex araneus isolate mSorAra2 chromosome 5, mSorAra2.pri, whole genome shotgun sequence.
cactcaggagtgacccctgagctctgagctaggagtaaggcctgagcacagcaggtgtggcccccaaaggccAAACCAAAAGGACACTCCCCCTTCCCCTACATGCACCCCCATGCCACGTCATTTCCTGTACACTTTCTCAGCTTCCCCTCTCCCATCCTTTCCCCTGGATCCTCTTTTCATCAGGCCCACAAGGGATCCTCCAGACTGTACCCAGGGGTGACCCCATCTGCTTCCTGGTGTCCTGCCTACTAGAGAAACACAGCCACAAACTCTCCCTGAGATAAATCAGACTTTAGAAATGGCCACAATAAATGGCCCTGGCCTTACGGACACCCCCCCCCTCACCTAGTCCACTCCCATCCCTCACGCTGTGTTCTTCCTACACAGAATGTCCAGCACCTGCTGACCTCTCCGTCTCTTCGGGTCATCCAGGAGCACGTGCTGATCCCTGCCTTTGTCGAGATGGGCAGCCCGACCCCGCCTGTGCAGTATTCCCAAATCAAAGTCTCGGGGCCCATAGAGCCCCCGAGAGCCCCCGCGCTGCACAGCCTGCCTGAGACGGTCTACCTCGAACAACAGGACGCTTCCGGCCTGCAGCCCCCCACTGTGCCACCTCCCCAGATGACAGCTCCGCTCTCTTATGCCCCCCAAGCTGCCACCGAGGTCAAGCCCTCTGCCTACACACCTCAGACAACCCCCAAAGCAGAGCCCCTACGCTATGCTCCACAAGCCGCATCTGAGGCCCAGCTGCTGTCCTGCAGCCCTCAGGTCCCTGCGGCCAGCTGGCCTTCCTCCTATGGAATCTTCATGGAAGGTTCTGGCAAAGACTCCTGTCCTGGGACACCGCAGGGTCCCAAGTACCTCCAACCTGATGGTCAGTTCCAGAAAGAGGCATCCTCTGGATGCTGCAGCCCCAGCGGGctctctctgaaaggggtggctTCTTCGGCCATGGAGGAGCCCCCTCGGGGGATTTACACGGACCCAAATGTGCTGCCCAGAGGGGAGCCGGGTACATCGGGGTACTTAAAGGACCAACTgcccctcctttcctctgtccAGATTGAAGGGCACCCTGGGTCCCTTCCGTTACACACACCTTCCCTCAAATGTCCCCCCACAGACCAGGGTCCCCCTCCCTGGGGCCTGCTGGAGACCCTGGTGTGTTCAGAGGACGAGGATGCAGTGTCTGAGGCTGAAGCCAAGAGCCAGGCCTCCAGGCCAGAGCCACAAGCAGAGCTGGACACTCTGTTCAAAGATCTGGCACTGACTGTGCAGTGGGAGTCCTGAGCACACCCGGATAGACTTGGGGCCTCCTCCCTGTCCCAGCCTCACCTCCAGGCATGGCCACGCCCATCTGGGCCCTGGAGAGAATTCTCCCATGCATGAGCGTGAAAAGGCACCAAGACACTGGCGGAGAAGCCACGACGTGCTCCCAGAGTGGTGCGTGTGCCCAGTGCACGGGTGCAAGCAGGAAGGGCCACACACATACGCCGAGCTCCCAGTGCCCCACTTCTGGACAGTGTCGGAACCTCACTCCACCTGAGCATTCAGCTACTCTGGGATTCCCCGAAGACTCCAGAAGTTGCCTGGAGAAGGGCACCTTGGAGCAGCTTGATAGCACCAGCACAACCTACATGTCTGCCAGAGTCAGACACGGTGGCCCGGGGCCTATCTGTGGGGCTTGCAGCCTCAGACCCAGCCCCCGCTGGGGCttcccctgaacaccattttTGGCCACCGGAAACGCAAGGAAGATGAGACAACCACAAACTATAACTTCACTAAGTGGAAAGAGCCTCGGGCTCAGCCCatctgggttcaaattccagttCCACGACTTCCTTCTAGGGACTTCAGGCTTGGTGTTACTCACCACCGGCCTTTGCTTCCTCTTTTGTTAAGTGGGGATGATACCAGGCCTCCGGGTGGGTGAGGAGGAAATTCAACGTGTGTGTGGAGAGCTGAATCAGGCATTGCCCGTGGGCAGGGTGCAATGTAGAGCTGTTTCCTGTCGTAatttttaattgtgtgtgtgcttgggggagggaggggctggtggAAGCACTCAGGAAGCCGTGCCCACCAATTCCTGAGCTCTCCACATTTCCTGAGGATTTCTCCAGGTCAATACAGAAGGACCAGCCTGTCTAGGAAGAGGCAAAAGACAGAATGGCAGGGTCTTCTGGGAACAGTCTGGAGATAAAAGgagtctgaggggctggagcagtagcacagcaggtagggcatttgctttgcacacggccgacccaggttcgaatcccagaatcccatatggtcccct
Coding sequences within:
- the IL22RA1 gene encoding interleukin-22 receptor subunit alpha-1, with the translated sequence MRTLLAILTAGSLVARIAENTSSLLQHVKFQSSNFETILTWESGPEEAPDTVYSVEYKTYGGSAWLAKKGCQRITQKSCNLTVEINNVTDEYYAQVTALNTGSQTATKMTDRFNLRQHTILKPPKVTCIPRVRSIQMVIHPTFTPIHSEEDGHQLTLEDIFVDLSYCLELRVNHSYQMHREGKQKEHEFFGLTPDTEFNGTIKISVPLWAKESAPYVCQVKTLPDRTWTFPFSGVVLFSMGFLVAGLCYLSYRYITKPPPPPSSLNVQHLLTSPSLRVIQEHVLIPAFVEMGSPTPPVQYSQIKVSGPIEPPRAPALHSLPETVYLEQQDASGLQPPTVPPPQMTAPLSYAPQAATEVKPSAYTPQTTPKAEPLRYAPQAASEAQLLSCSPQVPAASWPSSYGIFMEGSGKDSCPGTPQGPKYLQPDGQFQKEASSGCCSPSGLSLKGVASSAMEEPPRGIYTDPNVLPRGEPGTSGYLKDQLPLLSSVQIEGHPGSLPLHTPSLKCPPTDQGPPPWGLLETLVCSEDEDAVSEAEAKSQASRPEPQAELDTLFKDLALTVQWES